One segment of Echeneis naucrates chromosome 15, fEcheNa1.1, whole genome shotgun sequence DNA contains the following:
- the sertad2b gene encoding SERTA domain-containing protein 2b, whose translation MFGKGAKRKRDEDEEGLEGKTLEASVAGGGPGLGPEGLSKVSYTLQRQTIFNISLMKLYSQRPLGEPSLERRVLINNMLRRIQDELKQEGSVRPLLLPPSPPPDDPMDEGFREAPPSFGVLSATATAQLMPVIAPPPSPHPMVPPNCQALPQACPGRAEACLAPLEACLTPASLLEDDGGDTTFCAPSPPTPPLSPPPAQPPPSLSTLQGLGPPRVPGPASSSDGFPSTLSDMELGPPTAITRTAAANTMTVTTSPAPTPLARPPQLAPLSPPPSSPSRDCRTTGAKPEAAGVLLAEGRCGEIRLMDPPPPGGLVDICPCPSSPPSSASPASPSGFLSDLALDDVLFADIDTSMYDFDPCTTAGAAGVTAGGGLAKLSPVVTTDDLLKSLASPYSGSAPQVSANQPFKMDLTELDHIMEVLVGS comes from the coding sequence ATGTTCGGTAAAGGTGCGAAGCGGAAGCGGGACGAGGATGAAGAGGGGCTGGAAGGCAAAACGCTGGAGGCGTCGGTGGCGGGAGGGGGACCGGGCCTCGGCCCCGAGGGCCTGTCCAAGGTGTCGTACACGCTGCAGCGGCAGACCATCTTCAACATCTCCCTGATGAAGCTGTACAGCCAGCGGCCGCTCGGCGAGCCCAGCCTGGAGCGCCGCGTCCTCATCAACAACATGCTGCGGCGCATCCAGGACGAACTGAAGCAGGAAGGCTCTGTGCGGCCGCTCCTCCTCCCGCCGTCACCACCGCCCGACGACCCCATGGACGAGGGCTTCCGTGAGGCGCCTCCCTCCTTCGGCGTTTTGTCGGCGACAGCGACAGCGCAGCTGATGCCGGTGATCGCTCCGCCGCCTTCGCCCCACCCAATGGTGCCTCCTAACTGCCAGGCGCTGCCGCAGGCCTGCCCCGGCCGTGCGGAGGCCTGCCTCGCCCCCCTGGAGGCCTGCCTCACCCCGGCCTCTCTGCTGGAGGACGACGGTGGAGATACGACCTTTTGTGCTCCATCCCCGCCCACCCCTCCTCTGTCGCCGCCCCCGGCGCAGCCTCCCCCCTCACTTTCCACCCTTCAGGGTCTGGGGCCCCCCCGGGTCCCTGGGCCTGCGTCGTCCAGCGACGGGTTCCCCTCCACTCTGAGTGACATGGAGCTGGGTCCTCCCACAGCCATAACaaggacagcagcagctaacaCGATGACCGTGACTACCTCCCCAGCGCCCACGCCACTCGCCCGGCCCCCCCAGTTAGCGCCCCTCTCCCCCCCACCTTCCAGCCCCTCCAGAGACTGCAGGACCACGGGTGCTAAACCGGAGGCAGCTGGCGTCTTGCTAGCAGAAGGTCGCTGCGGTGAGATCCGGCTGATGGACCCGCCCCCCCCTGGTGGCTTGGTAGACATTTGCCCCTGCCCATCTtcccccccctcctccgcctcccCCGCCTCCCCCTCGGGCTTTCTCTCAGACTTGGCCCTAGACGATGTCCTGTTCGCTGACATCGACACGTCCATGTATGACTTTGACCCCTGTACGACGGCGGGGGCCGCGGGCGTGACGGCAGGCGGCGGCCTCGCCAAACTGTCGCCAGTGGTGACGACAGACGACCTCCTCAAATCGTTGGCGTCGCCGTACAGCGGCTCCGCCCCCCAGGTTTCAGCCAATCAGCCTTTTAAAATGGACCTGACGGAACTGGACCACATCATGGAGGTCTTGGTGGGGTCGTGA